The Leptospira sp. WS39.C2 genome contains a region encoding:
- the rpmH gene encoding 50S ribosomal protein L34 translates to MKRTFQPSKIKRVRTHGFRARMATPGGRNVIANRRRKGRAKLTVSDEKIGRKF, encoded by the coding sequence ATGAAACGTACATTCCAACCGAGTAAAATTAAACGCGTGAGAACTCACGGATTCCGAGCCAGAATGGCTACCCCAGGCGGAAGAAATGTGATAGCGAACAGAAGAAGAAAAGGACGCGCTAAATTGACTGTTTCCGACGAAAAAATCGGGAGAAAGTTCTAA
- a CDS encoding ribonuclease P protein component has protein sequence MGKPPLRWLVRKNGLPFASFLFCPDKTHKTAVLRNRSKRILRELVRKHTSVLPVGYDCALLIQVGFAKLSKEDREVLFLSALKQFP, from the coding sequence ATGGGCAAGCCTCCACTTCGTTGGCTTGTTCGGAAAAACGGCCTTCCTTTTGCCAGTTTTTTATTTTGCCCCGATAAAACTCACAAAACTGCCGTTCTACGCAACCGTTCAAAACGAATTCTTAGAGAACTGGTTCGGAAACATACATCTGTTTTGCCAGTAGGATACGATTGTGCCCTACTCATCCAGGTTGGATTTGCGAAGTTATCTAAGGAAGACCGAGAGGTATTATTCCTTTCGGCTCTAAAACAATTCCCATGA
- the yidD gene encoding membrane protein insertion efficiency factor YidD has translation MNRLFLFLIFLYKKLLSPLLPPSCRFTPSCSEYAKQAFETYPWYKAFVLSIIRISKCHPYHEGGHDPLPKSYNKS, from the coding sequence ATGAATCGGCTGTTTTTGTTTCTCATTTTCCTCTACAAAAAACTGCTCTCACCTCTCTTACCACCCTCATGCCGATTCACTCCAAGCTGTTCTGAATACGCCAAACAAGCGTTTGAGACCTATCCATGGTACAAAGCGTTTGTATTAAGTATCATTCGAATTTCTAAATGCCACCCTTATCATGAAGGTGGACATGATCCTTTACCAAAATCTTATAACAAGAGTTAA
- the yidC gene encoding membrane protein insertase YidC: MQNDANNRQGRLFLALFLSLAIWMGINYFFFPPQPPKPKTVDETSKTDGTEKEKTVTTDPKAEIKKATTESPKLKPVKPEEEKKFSLKTDSFLVRFSSLGGRITEYYIKDHKEPDGSEFVIAKNPKFQIEFEGQTEKAVELTRGQGFDFNIIEDKDTIPFSAYNLVNFSSNYNAETKTVTFEAPSLDGKFTIQKKFQFFPSENYFKFHLTLKNRTSETIHISPTKSDVYFRSFSSLGPILKKKEDFNDRDNAHYFRYYYLDGSFKDHVDGTTTQGFLDNLWGSNEGKDTRYEIKKGSNDKVDFVGTGSRYFIGVIDPLDDKPAGVLLDNRKGNETGVLLVYDNWKLGPGEEVNLDYAAYVGVRELDGTAFRDSKLDPKINKDSVFVGLSESLDKSFNQGITTPLRNGIVWILKKIYLVIPNYGWAIVIFAILFKLAFYPLNKKQAESMKKMQELSPQIKLINEKYADDPKLKQEKTIELYKKNGTNPMAGCLPMLIQIPIFIALYTAFSDTVDLWNSPFLWIKDLSEPDTVFTTPKLAFIGALAINILPLIMVATQVVQSKMTTVSTDPNQKMMMYMMPVIMLYFFWSMPAGVTMYWTMQNILSIAQQIYTNKFVKTEDKKPTPSGPTPANNASAVARPGFRNQNKKKK, from the coding sequence ATGCAAAACGATGCCAACAACAGACAAGGTCGCTTATTCCTCGCTTTATTTTTAAGTTTAGCAATATGGATGGGGATTAATTATTTCTTTTTCCCTCCACAACCTCCTAAACCAAAAACCGTTGATGAAACATCGAAAACAGATGGCACTGAAAAAGAAAAAACAGTTACTACTGATCCAAAAGCAGAAATCAAAAAAGCCACAACGGAATCACCCAAACTAAAACCCGTCAAACCAGAAGAGGAAAAAAAATTCTCTCTCAAAACTGATTCATTTTTAGTTCGTTTCTCTAGTTTAGGTGGAAGGATTACCGAATATTACATCAAAGACCATAAAGAACCAGATGGTTCTGAATTTGTAATCGCAAAAAATCCGAAATTCCAAATTGAATTTGAAGGCCAAACAGAAAAAGCAGTGGAACTCACAAGAGGCCAAGGTTTTGACTTCAACATCATTGAAGACAAAGATACCATTCCTTTCTCTGCATACAATCTTGTAAACTTTAGCTCTAATTATAACGCTGAAACAAAAACTGTAACTTTCGAAGCACCATCGCTCGATGGTAAATTCACAATTCAGAAAAAGTTTCAGTTTTTCCCTTCTGAAAACTATTTTAAGTTCCACTTAACTTTAAAAAACAGAACATCTGAGACAATTCACATTTCTCCAACGAAGTCTGATGTTTACTTCCGATCGTTTAGTTCCCTTGGTCCTATCTTAAAGAAAAAAGAAGACTTCAATGATAGAGACAATGCACATTACTTCCGTTACTACTATTTAGATGGAAGTTTCAAAGACCACGTTGATGGAACAACTACCCAAGGATTTTTGGACAATCTTTGGGGTTCCAATGAAGGCAAAGACACTCGTTATGAAATCAAAAAAGGTTCTAACGACAAAGTAGACTTTGTGGGAACAGGAAGTCGATATTTCATTGGTGTGATTGACCCTCTGGATGATAAACCTGCAGGTGTCCTTTTAGATAATCGAAAAGGAAATGAAACAGGAGTGCTTCTCGTTTATGACAACTGGAAACTTGGACCTGGTGAAGAAGTAAACTTAGATTATGCGGCTTATGTGGGTGTTCGTGAGTTAGATGGAACTGCCTTCCGAGACAGTAAACTTGATCCAAAAATCAACAAGGACTCTGTATTTGTTGGCCTTAGTGAATCACTCGATAAATCCTTTAACCAAGGGATCACAACACCTCTTAGAAACGGTATTGTTTGGATCTTAAAAAAGATCTATTTGGTGATTCCGAATTATGGTTGGGCCATTGTCATCTTTGCCATTTTGTTTAAGTTAGCATTTTATCCTTTGAACAAAAAACAAGCAGAGTCGATGAAAAAAATGCAAGAGTTATCTCCGCAAATCAAACTCATCAATGAGAAATATGCGGATGATCCAAAACTCAAACAAGAAAAAACGATCGAGCTTTATAAGAAAAACGGAACCAATCCAATGGCGGGTTGCCTTCCAATGCTCATTCAAATTCCAATCTTCATCGCACTTTATACGGCTTTCTCGGATACAGTAGACCTTTGGAATTCCCCTTTCCTTTGGATCAAAGATTTGAGTGAACCAGACACAGTTTTTACAACTCCAAAATTAGCATTCATTGGCGCACTTGCGATCAACATCCTTCCGCTCATCATGGTAGCAACTCAAGTGGTTCAATCCAAAATGACAACTGTGTCAACGGATCCAAACCAAAAGATGATGATGTACATGATGCCTGTCATCATGTTATACTTCTTCTGGTCAATGCCAGCTGGTGTTACAATGTATTGGACGATGCAAAACATTTTGTCCATTGCACAACAAATTTACACAAACAAGTTTGTTAAAACAGAAGACAAAAAACCAACTCCAAGTGGACCGACGCCTGCTAACAACGCGTCTGCGGTCGCAAGACCAGGTTTTAGAAACCAAAACAAAAAGAAAAAATGA
- a CDS encoding MltA domain-containing protein — translation MKRNGIYSGIFLFVLIVLGWNLRANPKKQGFLLTQKNTEHYALQLAIQESIQYLQKLPSDSKFLIQGETYTPLEILHPLKLLQKQIESKKEKEILTEVRRHFKEVELKSNSEFPLITGYYEVQIQGRTKPNGKYLYPALIPPKQNSNQINSKSYPREFWKLESNWKSVSHPIVYLTLTDLHLAQLEGSALVQTETKEIFRINYAADNGLDYLSPANHLTGVCPSLKPYHLSKCWETNPLEVSEAIWKNPRYIFFLKENLPKKYQSNLSFGPLGSGGIRLIAERSVAMDKQIPLGFPVLVNFQSTKQKYDDHLVFVHDRGNAIQGEGRLDFYLGNETGIDDVANHLSTKGKVVLLVPKKQSPTLK, via the coding sequence ATGAAACGAAATGGAATCTATTCTGGAATTTTCCTTTTTGTCCTGATTGTTTTGGGTTGGAACCTTCGCGCCAATCCAAAAAAACAAGGCTTCCTTCTCACACAAAAAAATACGGAACATTATGCCTTACAATTGGCGATTCAGGAATCCATCCAATACTTACAAAAACTACCAAGTGACTCAAAATTTTTAATCCAAGGAGAAACATACACTCCACTTGAAATTTTACACCCACTGAAACTTTTACAGAAACAAATTGAGAGTAAAAAAGAAAAAGAGATACTCACTGAAGTCCGAAGGCATTTCAAAGAAGTCGAACTCAAATCGAATTCTGAGTTTCCACTCATCACTGGGTATTATGAAGTTCAAATCCAAGGGAGGACAAAACCAAATGGCAAATACTTATACCCCGCTCTTATCCCACCAAAACAAAATTCTAACCAGATAAATTCCAAATCCTACCCAAGAGAGTTTTGGAAATTAGAATCAAATTGGAAATCTGTCTCCCATCCAATCGTATATCTTACGTTAACAGACCTTCATTTAGCACAACTCGAGGGGTCGGCACTTGTCCAAACAGAAACAAAAGAAATATTTCGTATCAATTATGCAGCTGACAATGGATTGGATTATCTGAGTCCAGCAAATCATTTAACAGGAGTTTGTCCCAGTTTAAAACCTTATCATCTTTCCAAATGTTGGGAAACAAATCCTTTGGAAGTGTCAGAGGCTATCTGGAAAAATCCACGATACATCTTTTTTCTGAAAGAAAATTTGCCAAAAAAATACCAATCAAACCTTTCATTTGGGCCACTTGGGAGTGGTGGCATTCGACTTATTGCCGAACGATCTGTTGCTATGGACAAACAGATTCCACTTGGGTTTCCAGTCCTTGTTAATTTTCAGTCCACCAAACAGAAATACGATGATCATTTGGTTTTTGTACACGATAGGGGGAATGCCATCCAAGGGGAAGGGAGACTTGATTTTTACTTAGGAAATGAAACAGGGATTGATGATGTAGCAAACCATTTATCAACTAAAGGCAAAGTGGTTTTACTTGTTCCCAAAAAACAATCTCCGACACTAAAGTAA